The genomic segment ATGCCGATCACGATCGCGGGCGCGGCGATCGGGAGCTGATCGAAATTGCCCATGAAATAGAGGATCACCGCCACCAGCACGATCGTGATCGCCGTGATCCAGCCCGCATCGACCCAATAGCGGCGCGGGTCGGGGGCATAGGTCGCGAGCACTTTCTCGCCCTCGTCGAGCGGCGCCTCGCTGTCGGGGCCGGGGCGGTAGTTGTGAACCTCGTCGCGGCGGATCTCAGACATATTGCCCCTCGACCAGCGCCCGGCCCCGCTCGGCGCGCAGGTTCTGCGCCAGAAGATCCATCACCGCCATCCGCACCGCCACGCCCATCTCGACCTGCTCCTGAATGACCGAGCGGTTGATGTCATCGGCGATCGTGCCGTCGATCTCGACGCCGCGGTTCATCGGCCCAGGGTGCATCACGATCGCATCGGGTTTCGCGCAGGCGAGCTTCTCGGCGTCGAGCCCGTAGCGGTGGAAATATTCGCGCTCCGAGGGGATGAAGCCGCCGTCCATCCGCTCGCGTTGCAGCCGCAGCATCATCACCACATCGGCGCCCTCGAGCCCCGCGCGCATGTCGTCATAGACCTCGCAGCCGAACTCGCCGATCCCCGCGGGCATCAGCGTCGGCGGCCCGACGAGGCGCACCCGGTTTTCCATCTTGCCGAGCAGGATCAGGTTCGAGCGCGCCACCCGGCTATGGGCGACATCGCCGCAGATCGCGACGGTGAGGCGCTGGATCCGGCCCTTGGCGCGCTTGATCGTCAGCGCATCGAGCAGCGCCTGCGTCGGGTGCTCGTGCTTGCCATCGCCCGCGTTGATCACCGCGCAATTGACCTTCTGCGCGAGCAGGTCGACCGCGCCGGAATGGGGGTGGCGCACCACCAGCAGATCGGGGTGCATCGCGTTGAGCGTCAGCGCCGTGTCGATCAGCGTCTCGCCCTTCTTCACGCTCGAATTCTGCATCGACATGTTCATCACATCCGCGCCGAGCCGCTTGCCCGCGAGCTCGAAGCTCGATTGCGTGCGCGTCGAATTCTCGAAGAACATGTTGATCTGGGTGAGCCCCGCCAGCACATCGGTGCGTTTCACCGTGCGGCGGTTGAGGTCGACATAGCGGTCGGCCAGATCGAGGACGGTGCGGATGTCCTCCTGGCTGAGATGTTCGATGCCCAGAAGGTGCCTTGCGCGGAATGTCATCGCGGCCTCCGATGTTGTCCGGGGCCGTATATGGCAAATGCGGGGGCGCGCGTAAAGCGCGAAGGGCGGCGGCTTTACCTTGGGCGGGGGGCGCTTTAGCTTGGCGCGATGGAGAGTCGCGCCGAGATTGATTATTACGCCGCCCTCGCCGCGCTCGAATGGCAGATCGAGCTCGGGGTGGATGCGGCTGTGCTCGATGAGCCGGTCGATGCCTATGGGCTGCCCGAGGCGCTGGCGCGGCCCGCGGCGCCGGCCCCGCCCGCGCGGGAGGCAGCACCCGGGGGGGCGGCCGCGGCGCCGGTCTTGCGGGTGGTCGAGGGGCCCGATCCGGTGGCGGTGGCGCGGGCGGCGGCAGGCGCGGCGCGCGATCTCGCCGCGCTGGCCGAGGCGGTCGCGGGGTATGAGCTCTGTGATCTGAAGAAGGGCGCGCGGAGCACGGTCTTTGCCGATGGCAACCCGGGCGCGCGGGTGATGATCATCGGCGAGGCGCCCGGCCGCGACGAGGATTTGCAGGGCAAGCCCTTCGTCGGCCGCGCGGGCCAGCTTCTCGACCGGATGTTCGGCGCGATCGGGCTGGCGCGCGGGGCGCCCGATGCGCTGGCCGCGCTTTATATCACCAATGTCCTGCCCTGGCGCCCGCCGGGCAACCGCGACCCCGAGCCCGCCGAGATCGCGCAGATGCTGCCGTTTCTGGCGCGCCATGTCGAGCTTGCCGACCCCGATCTGATCGTGTTGATGGGCAATGCGGCCTGCGCGGCGGCGCTGGGCCAGCGCGGCATCTTGCGGCTGCGCGGCACCTGGGCCGAGGCCTTTGGCCGGCCCGCCTTGCCGATGACCCACCCCGCCTATCTCTTGCGCCAGCCCGCGGCCAAGCGCGAGGCCTGGGCGGATCTGCTGAGCCTGCGCGCGCGGCTCGATGCGGCGGGCTGACGATTGCGTGATTTCGGGCCGGCGCGGCCTTCCGCCGCGTAG from the Rhodobacter xanthinilyticus genome contains:
- a CDS encoding aspartate carbamoyltransferase catalytic subunit, coding for MTFRARHLLGIEHLSQEDIRTVLDLADRYVDLNRRTVKRTDVLAGLTQINMFFENSTRTQSSFELAGKRLGADVMNMSMQNSSVKKGETLIDTALTLNAMHPDLLVVRHPHSGAVDLLAQKVNCAVINAGDGKHEHPTQALLDALTIKRAKGRIQRLTVAICGDVAHSRVARSNLILLGKMENRVRLVGPPTLMPAGIGEFGCEVYDDMRAGLEGADVVMMLRLQRERMDGGFIPSEREYFHRYGLDAEKLACAKPDAIVMHPGPMNRGVEIDGTIADDINRSVIQEQVEMGVAVRMAVMDLLAQNLRAERGRALVEGQYV
- a CDS encoding uracil-DNA glycosylase, whose translation is MESRAEIDYYAALAALEWQIELGVDAAVLDEPVDAYGLPEALARPAAPAPPAREAAPGGAAAAPVLRVVEGPDPVAVARAAAGAARDLAALAEAVAGYELCDLKKGARSTVFADGNPGARVMIIGEAPGRDEDLQGKPFVGRAGQLLDRMFGAIGLARGAPDALAALYITNVLPWRPPGNRDPEPAEIAQMLPFLARHVELADPDLIVLMGNAACAAALGQRGILRLRGTWAEAFGRPALPMTHPAYLLRQPAAKREAWADLLSLRARLDAAG